The segment TCGCGTTTACACAAGCCCGGATATCCTGGGCATCGAGATAGGAGCTGCCTTAAAGAATGTAATCGCCCTGGCCGCGGGCATTGCCGACGGTCTCGGATACGGCGACAACACCAAGGCAGCGCTGATAACCAGGGGAATCGCGGAGATCACACGCTTGGGAGTGCGGATGGGCGGAAGGGAGCAGACCTTTTTCGGCCTTTCCGGAATCGGAGATCTGATTGTTACCTGCGCCAGTATGCACAGCCGCAACCGCCGGGCAGGCATCCTGATTGGAAAGGGATATACCATGGAGGAAGCCATGAAAGAGGTGCAGATGGTGGTGGAGGGCGTGTACTCTGCCAGAGCTGCCAGAGCGCTGGCAGAAAAGTACGGCGAGGATATGCCCATTGTGGAACAGGTGAACCAGGTGCTGTTTGAGGGAAAAGCGGCAAAGGCAGCAGTGGGGGATCTGATGCTCAGGGACAAGCGGATTGAAAACAGCCTGCTGCCCTGGGATTAGCAGATAAATTTAACGCGGTCTCTGACCGCGTTTGTTTTTCTCCAAAAACCATCTGTAGCTATTCTGCGGACAGACAGATGATTTGACACCATTATAATCTATTCCGATATAAGCTATAACCTGAAGTGATGAATTTTCAGGAAAACAGCAAAAAAAACGACTTTTTTTGACGAAATCGTGAAAACTATCACATTTTTGTATTGACTTTTGAAAAAGGGAAAATTATAATGGCGTCAATCAAAAAACATTAGCGAATTGTTAATGAAAGGTCTGGAGGAGATAGTATGAAAAAAAGATTACTCAGTTTAGGACTGGCAGCCATGATGGCGCTGTCACTGGCAGGATGCGGAGGCTCTGGAAGTGCGGGAAGCTCCGACAGCACCGGTGCAGAGGAGGCCAAGACAGAGGAAAAGGGAGCGGCGGGAGAAGTATTCGTCCTCGGCGGCATTGGGCCGCTGACAGGTTCTGCAGCTGCCTACGGAGAATCTGTCAAAAACGGAATCGAGCTGGCTGTCAATGAGATCAATGAGGCAGGCGGTATCAATGGATATCAGGTAGAGTATTACTTCGAAGATGATGAGAACGACGCCGAGAAGGCAGTAAATGCCTATAATACATTAAAGGATAAGGGAATTCAGATGCTGGTCGGAACTGTAACTTCCAAACCGTGTATTGCGGTAGGAGCAGAGTCCGCAGTGGATAATATGTTCCAGCTCACTCCGTCCGGTTCAGCCGTTCAGTGTGTGGAGAATGACAATGTATTCCGCGTATGCTTCTCTGACCCGGATCAGGGAAAGAAATCTGCCGAGTATATTGCAGAGCATGGCCTCGCCACAAAGATTGCCATTATCTACGACAGCTCCAGCGAGTACTCTGACGGAATCCGCGAATCCTTCGTGACAACGGCTGAGGAAAAGGGACTTGAGATTGTGGCCAGCGAGGCCTTTACCGCAGACAGCAACACGGACTTTTCCGTACAGCTTGACAAGGCCAAGGAGGCAGGCGCAGAGCTGGTATTCCTTCCGATCTACTACCAGGAGGCCTCCACTATTTTAAAGCAGGCTGATGACAAGGACTTCCATCCGCAGTTCTTCGGATGTGACGGAATGGATGGAATCTTAAGCGTAGAAAATTTTGATCCGGCTTTGGCAGAAGGCTTAATGCTTTTAACACCATTCACCGTGGATGAGGAGGGAAGCCAGGATTTCGTTAAAGCCTACGAGGAGGCATACGGAATTGAGCCTCTTCAGTTCGGTGCAGGCGCATATGACAGCGTATACGCAATCAAGGCTGCCGCTGAGAAGGCAGGACTCACACCGGATATGGATATCTCCGATATGTGTGAGGCTATGAAGACCGCTATGACAGAGATCACGGTGGACGGACTGACCGGAGAGGGAATGACATGGAATGCAGCCGGAGAGCCGGATAAGGCTCCAAAGGCCGCTAAGATTGTAAACGGTGTTTATGAGATGATGGACTAATCAAACCGGAGAGGCTTGGCTCACCGGAAAGACCGCATAAAACAGAGGGCTGCTGCAGCAGAAAATGCGGCAGCCCTGTTTTGTGGTATAATAGCGAGGAAAGCGCATGCCATGCCTGCATGAGCATGCATCTGACGAGCAGTTCCATCGGGATGTCAGTCGGGATGGAACCGAAGAAAACGTTTCACACGTATATCTCCAGACAAAATATAGAAGAAAAAGAGGTGCAGGAAGATGATTAATTTTCTCTCCTATCTGATTAACGGCATCAGCCTGGGCAGTGTTTACGCCATCATCGCCCTGGGCTATACCATGGTTTACGGTATAGCGAAGATGCTGAATTTTGCCCACGGCGATATCATCATGGTGGGCGGCTTTACAACCTTTACGGTGGTCAGCACCATGGGCGGCTCCCCGCTTCTGGGAGTCCTGGCAGCTG is part of the Clostridium sp. M62/1 genome and harbors:
- a CDS encoding ABC transporter substrate-binding protein, with translation MKKRLLSLGLAAMMALSLAGCGGSGSAGSSDSTGAEEAKTEEKGAAGEVFVLGGIGPLTGSAAAYGESVKNGIELAVNEINEAGGINGYQVEYYFEDDENDAEKAVNAYNTLKDKGIQMLVGTVTSKPCIAVGAESAVDNMFQLTPSGSAVQCVENDNVFRVCFSDPDQGKKSAEYIAEHGLATKIAIIYDSSSEYSDGIRESFVTTAEEKGLEIVASEAFTADSNTDFSVQLDKAKEAGAELVFLPIYYQEASTILKQADDKDFHPQFFGCDGMDGILSVENFDPALAEGLMLLTPFTVDEEGSQDFVKAYEEAYGIEPLQFGAGAYDSVYAIKAAAEKAGLTPDMDISDMCEAMKTAMTEITVDGLTGEGMTWNAAGEPDKAPKAAKIVNGVYEMMD